A stretch of the Capsicum annuum cultivar UCD-10X-F1 chromosome 10, UCD10Xv1.1, whole genome shotgun sequence genome encodes the following:
- the LOC107845856 gene encoding probable acetyltransferase TAP2 isoform X2 translates to MLSLHLLSSTSSSSSLPTIVSLNCCCCEPSNHLPFPNTNLGFLKVKRQPKVSNLKAGFWESIRSGFGKNNTIQVIETPSSEEEEEEPLPEEFVLVEKTQPDGTIEQIIFSSGGDVDVYDLQALCDKVGWPRRPLSKLAAALKNSYIVATLHSRKFSSGEEGNAEKKLIGMARATSDHAFNATIWDVLVDPSHQGQGLGKVLIEKLIRTLLQRDIGNISLFADSKGTKMRPRS, encoded by the exons ATGCTAAGTCTCCACTTACTATCAtccacttcttcttcttcttccct GCCTACTATTGTTTCTCTTAATTGTTGCTGCTGTGAACCTTCTAATCACTTGCCATTTCCCAACACTAATTTGGGTTTTCTTAAAG TTAAGAGGCAACCAAAAGTTTCTAACTTGAAGGCTGGTTTCTGGGAATCCATCAGATCCGG GTTTGGCAAAAATAACACCATACAGGTTATAGAAACACCATCCAgtgaagaagaggaagaagaaccTCTGCCTGAGGAATTTGTTCTAGTCGAAAAGACTCAACCTGATGGAACGATTGAACAGATTATATTCTCTTCTGGCGGAGATGTTGATGTGTATGATCTCCAAGCTTTATGTGATAAG GTTGGTTGGCCTCGAAGGCCACTGTCTAAGCTAGCCGCAGCTCTGAAAAATAGTTATATAGTTGCTACGTTGCATTCCAGGAAATTCTCATCAGGAGAAG AGGGTAATGCAGAAAAGAAGCTGATAGGCATGGCTCGTGCAACATCAGATCATGCTTTCAATGCAACAATTTGGGATGTTCTTGTTGATCCTTCCCATCAG GGACAAGGACTTGGAAAAGTTCTTATCGAAAAACTGATACGGACCCTTCTTCAAAGGGACATTGGAAATATTTCACTGTTTGCAGACAGTAAAGGTACCAAAATGAGACCAAGGTCTTAG
- the LOC107845856 gene encoding histone acetyltransferase TAP1 isoform X1: MLSLHLLSSTSSSSSLPTIVSLNCCCCEPSNHLPFPNTNLGFLKVKRQPKVSNLKAGFWESIRSGFGKNNTIQVIETPSSEEEEEEPLPEEFVLVEKTQPDGTIEQIIFSSGGDVDVYDLQALCDKVGWPRRPLSKLAAALKNSYIVATLHSRKFSSGEEGNAEKKLIGMARATSDHAFNATIWDVLVDPSHQGQGLGKVLIEKLIRTLLQRDIGNISLFADSKVVEFYRNLGFEPDPEGIKGMFWYPMY, encoded by the exons ATGCTAAGTCTCCACTTACTATCAtccacttcttcttcttcttccct GCCTACTATTGTTTCTCTTAATTGTTGCTGCTGTGAACCTTCTAATCACTTGCCATTTCCCAACACTAATTTGGGTTTTCTTAAAG TTAAGAGGCAACCAAAAGTTTCTAACTTGAAGGCTGGTTTCTGGGAATCCATCAGATCCGG GTTTGGCAAAAATAACACCATACAGGTTATAGAAACACCATCCAgtgaagaagaggaagaagaaccTCTGCCTGAGGAATTTGTTCTAGTCGAAAAGACTCAACCTGATGGAACGATTGAACAGATTATATTCTCTTCTGGCGGAGATGTTGATGTGTATGATCTCCAAGCTTTATGTGATAAG GTTGGTTGGCCTCGAAGGCCACTGTCTAAGCTAGCCGCAGCTCTGAAAAATAGTTATATAGTTGCTACGTTGCATTCCAGGAAATTCTCATCAGGAGAAG AGGGTAATGCAGAAAAGAAGCTGATAGGCATGGCTCGTGCAACATCAGATCATGCTTTCAATGCAACAATTTGGGATGTTCTTGTTGATCCTTCCCATCAG GGACAAGGACTTGGAAAAGTTCTTATCGAAAAACTGATACGGACCCTTCTTCAAAGGGACATTGGAAATATTTCACTGTTTGCAGACAGTAAAG TTGTGGAATTCTATAGGAATCTAGGTTTCGAACCTGATCCAGAGGGAATTAAGGGAATGTTTTGGTACCCAATGTATTAG